One Gloeobacter morelensis MG652769 DNA window includes the following coding sequences:
- a CDS encoding cation diffusion facilitator family transporter, with product MNVPSAHATRPYALLSIAAAVGTIALKFGAYALTGSIGLLSDAAESGINLVTALVTFWALTVAARAPDQTHPFGHSKAEYFSSGLEGALILVAAVGIAVSAVGRLFAPQPLEQLGLGMGLSLVATALNGGVAAVLMAAGKRLRSLALQADAQHLLTDVWTSAGVVAGLVLVQLTGWLVLDPLIALAVAVNIVWAALRLLRESADGLMDSALSDEDTCSIERILAGYAEGGLQFHALRTRQAASRRFISLHILVPGAWTVQRGHDLCEQIERTIEAALPQSYVTTHLEPLEDPLSWADAELDRIPRSGNSPEEKRR from the coding sequence ATGAACGTTCCATCCGCGCACGCCACGCGACCCTACGCGCTGCTTTCGATCGCGGCGGCGGTGGGCACGATTGCCCTCAAATTCGGCGCCTACGCCCTGACCGGTTCGATCGGGCTCCTGTCGGACGCCGCCGAATCGGGGATCAACCTGGTGACCGCCCTGGTCACCTTCTGGGCGCTGACGGTGGCGGCGCGCGCTCCCGATCAGACCCACCCGTTTGGCCATTCAAAAGCGGAATACTTCTCCAGCGGCCTGGAGGGGGCATTGATTTTGGTTGCGGCGGTGGGGATCGCCGTGAGTGCCGTGGGGCGGCTGTTTGCTCCGCAACCTTTGGAGCAGTTGGGCCTGGGCATGGGACTTTCGCTGGTCGCTACTGCCTTGAATGGCGGTGTGGCGGCCGTGCTGATGGCCGCGGGCAAACGACTGCGCTCGCTTGCCCTGCAGGCCGACGCCCAGCATCTGCTCACCGATGTGTGGACTTCCGCCGGGGTGGTGGCCGGGCTGGTGCTGGTGCAGCTGACCGGTTGGTTGGTGCTCGACCCGCTGATCGCCCTGGCGGTGGCTGTCAATATCGTCTGGGCAGCCCTGCGGTTGCTGCGCGAGTCGGCGGACGGACTGATGGACAGCGCCCTCAGCGACGAAGACACCTGCAGCATCGAGCGGATTCTGGCCGGTTATGCCGAGGGCGGCCTGCAGTTTCATGCCCTGCGCACCCGCCAGGCCGCTTCGCGCCGGTTCATTTCGCTGCACATCCTGGTGCCGGGCGCCTGGACCGTCCAGCGCGGCCACGATCTGTGCGAGCAAATCGAGCGCACCATCGAGGCGGCCTTGCCCCAGAGTTACGTCACTACCCACCTCGAACCGCTCGAGGACCCGCTCTCGTGGGCGGACGCCGAACTTGACCGCATTCCCCGTTCGGGCAATTCCCCGGAAGAAAAACGGCGGTGA
- a CDS encoding universal stress protein, giving the protein MFELILLPLDSSPESERALQVALSLARQYSSKLLLLSVVDLPEEMPEREVHLAEVRTKAQALAQTVRDRLQGEGYPTDARIEAGKAAFVICDVADEVGAALIVMGSRGLGLTEEGKHHSTSSRVIHLSPCPVLVVP; this is encoded by the coding sequence ATGTTTGAACTGATTCTGTTGCCCCTGGACAGTTCGCCGGAAAGCGAAAGGGCGCTGCAGGTGGCTTTGAGCCTCGCCCGTCAGTACAGCAGCAAACTGCTGTTGCTGTCGGTGGTCGATTTACCTGAGGAGATGCCCGAGCGCGAAGTGCACCTGGCCGAAGTGCGCACCAAGGCCCAGGCCCTTGCCCAGACTGTGCGCGACCGGCTGCAGGGCGAAGGCTATCCGACTGACGCGCGCATCGAGGCGGGCAAAGCCGCCTTTGTCATCTGCGATGTGGCCGATGAAGTGGGCGCTGCCCTCATCGTCATGGGCAGCCGCGGCCTGGGGCTCACCGAAGAAGGCAAGCACCACAGCACCAGCAGCCGGGTGATCCATCTTTCTCCCTGTCCGGTGCTGGTGGTCCCCTAA
- a CDS encoding iron-containing alcohol dehydrogenase family protein: MNETIALQTLAAPQQVRRGRGTVEILGEWTRRLGNRPLVIGGQNTLARWRPMLEKLLQGAKLEATFANYGIDCTENNLGRLVDEACGHDVVIGVGGGKALDMAKLVAARCGLPVMTVPTSAATCAAWAALSNIYSEAGQWLYGVELDHAPEGLIVDYDLIATAPVRTLVSGMGDALAKWYEASISSGDSDDVLVISAVQQARVLRDLILQLGEAAIREPGGRAWEQMVDASICLAGMVGGLGGARCRTVAAHAVHNGLTSLSATRRSLHGEKVALGILVQLRLEETVGRQRLASIAREQLEQFYRRVGLPLSLEDLQFAPLDDEQLLAVARLCCQPQSDIHYLPFAVEPEQLARVLRESARPRAARLS; the protein is encoded by the coding sequence TTGAACGAGACTATAGCGCTGCAAACTCTGGCAGCCCCGCAGCAAGTACGGCGCGGGCGCGGCACCGTCGAAATCTTGGGTGAATGGACCCGGCGGCTTGGAAACCGCCCGCTGGTTATCGGTGGCCAAAATACCCTGGCGCGCTGGCGACCGATGCTGGAAAAGCTTTTGCAAGGGGCGAAGCTTGAAGCAACCTTTGCCAATTATGGTATCGACTGCACCGAGAACAACCTGGGGCGACTGGTGGACGAGGCGTGCGGGCACGACGTGGTGATTGGCGTCGGGGGCGGCAAGGCTCTCGACATGGCCAAACTGGTTGCGGCGCGCTGCGGCCTGCCGGTGATGACGGTGCCCACCTCGGCGGCCACCTGTGCGGCCTGGGCCGCTTTGTCGAATATTTACTCTGAAGCGGGCCAGTGGCTCTACGGCGTCGAACTCGACCACGCCCCCGAGGGCCTCATCGTCGATTACGACTTGATCGCCACCGCCCCGGTGCGCACGCTGGTGAGCGGCATGGGCGACGCCCTCGCCAAGTGGTACGAAGCGTCCATCAGCTCTGGCGACTCGGACGATGTGCTGGTGATCAGCGCCGTGCAGCAGGCCCGGGTGCTGCGCGACTTGATTTTGCAATTGGGAGAAGCGGCCATTCGCGAACCGGGTGGCCGGGCCTGGGAGCAGATGGTCGATGCGAGCATTTGCCTGGCGGGAATGGTGGGGGGCCTCGGGGGGGCGCGCTGCCGCACCGTCGCCGCCCACGCCGTCCACAACGGTCTCACCAGCCTGAGTGCCACCCGCCGCTCGTTGCACGGCGAAAAAGTCGCCCTGGGCATCTTGGTCCAACTCAGGCTCGAAGAAACCGTCGGCCGCCAGCGCCTTGCAAGCATCGCCCGCGAGCAGCTTGAACAGTTCTACCGCCGGGTGGGGCTGCCTTTAAGCCTTGAGGATCTGCAGTTCGCTCCGCTGGACGACGAGCAGTTGCTGGCGGTTGCCCGGCTGTGCTGCCAGCCGCAATCCGACATCCATTACTTGCCGTTTGCCGTCGAGCCCGAGCAGTTGGCGCGGGTGCTGCGCGAGAGCGCCCGGCCGCGCGCCGCTCGTCTAAGCTGA
- a CDS encoding aspartate ammonia-lyase: MHPRTERDSMGERTLDAGAYYGIQTLRAVENFPISGIGPLPDFVRACTLIKRAAARVNADLACIPKDVAQAIIGASDEVLAGRWSEQFVVDIFQAGAGTSHHMNINEVLANRALEILGHARGDYKRVNPNDHVNYGQSTNDVIPTAIRLGALFASAPLLEALSALQQSFEAKGNEFLPIVKSGRTHLQDAVPVRLGDEFLAYAQIVGEHHGRIERACRELLVLGLGGSAAGTGLNTHPQYRVRVVDELARLTGLPLIPAPRPMAAMQSMAPFVAVSGSLRNLAQDLVKIAGDLRLMDSGPKTGLREIELPPVQPGSSIMPGKYNPVLCEMLTMVAFQVMGYDQAIALASQAGQLELNVMMPLIAYDLLHSFTILTNALTVFRARCIEGIQAQPERCLAYAEGSIALVTALNPHIGYLNAAAVAKASLQTGRSLREIVLERGLLTEVQLAEILDLEAMSRLPETQPKAE; the protein is encoded by the coding sequence ATGCACCCAAGAACCGAGCGCGACTCGATGGGCGAGCGCACCCTGGACGCCGGGGCCTACTACGGCATCCAGACGCTGCGCGCCGTCGAGAATTTCCCGATTAGCGGCATCGGCCCGCTGCCCGACTTTGTGCGCGCCTGCACCCTCATCAAACGGGCCGCCGCCCGGGTGAACGCCGATCTCGCATGCATCCCCAAAGATGTGGCCCAGGCAATCATCGGCGCCTCGGACGAGGTGCTGGCGGGCCGGTGGAGCGAACAGTTCGTCGTCGATATTTTCCAGGCGGGCGCCGGCACCTCCCACCACATGAACATCAACGAGGTGCTCGCCAACCGCGCCCTCGAGATCCTGGGTCACGCGCGGGGCGACTACAAGCGGGTCAACCCCAACGATCACGTCAACTACGGCCAATCGACCAACGACGTGATCCCCACCGCCATCCGTCTGGGAGCGCTCTTTGCCAGTGCACCGCTTCTAGAAGCGCTAAGCGCCCTGCAACAAAGTTTCGAGGCCAAGGGCAACGAATTTTTGCCGATCGTCAAATCCGGGCGCACCCACCTGCAGGACGCGGTGCCGGTGCGGCTCGGGGACGAATTTCTGGCCTACGCCCAGATCGTAGGCGAGCACCACGGCCGCATCGAGAGAGCCTGCCGTGAGCTATTGGTACTGGGCCTGGGGGGCAGTGCCGCCGGCACCGGCCTCAACACCCATCCCCAGTATCGGGTGCGGGTGGTGGACGAACTTGCCCGATTGACAGGCCTGCCCCTCATCCCCGCTCCCCGACCGATGGCGGCGATGCAGAGCATGGCGCCGTTTGTCGCCGTCTCCGGCAGCCTGCGCAATCTGGCCCAGGATCTGGTCAAGATCGCGGGCGATCTGCGCCTGATGGATTCCGGCCCCAAAACGGGCCTGCGCGAGATCGAACTGCCGCCGGTGCAGCCGGGTTCGTCGATCATGCCCGGCAAGTACAACCCCGTGCTGTGCGAGATGCTCACGATGGTCGCCTTTCAGGTGATGGGCTACGACCAGGCGATTGCCCTGGCTTCCCAGGCGGGCCAACTGGAATTGAACGTGATGATGCCGCTCATCGCCTACGACTTGCTCCACAGCTTCACGATCCTCACCAACGCCCTGACGGTTTTTCGAGCGCGCTGCATCGAGGGTATCCAGGCCCAACCCGAGCGCTGCCTGGCCTACGCCGAGGGCTCGATCGCCCTGGTGACTGCCCTCAACCCCCACATCGGCTATCTCAACGCCGCCGCCGTCGCCAAAGCATCCCTGCAGACGGGCCGCTCTTTGCGCGAGATTGTGCTCGAGCGGGGTCTGCTCACCGAGGTGCAACTGGCCGAAATCCTCGATCTTGAAGCGATGAGCCGGTTGCCGGAAACCCAGCCGAAGGCAGAGTAA
- a CDS encoding carboxylesterase family protein produces the protein MLIHRALTAAIAAVAMALFFCSSGSDARMNDRTVKIDSGFIQGKLSGEVLSFKGIPYAAPPIGDLRWRPPQPVKSWKGVRRATTYGNDCVQFPLPGDAGASGSTRGEDCLVLNVWRPATIKPGKKPPVMVWIHGGGFLNGAASVPFFDGSRFAREGIVLVGINYRLGRLGFFAHPALSAENARPLANYALLDQLAALRWVQRNIGAFGGDPNQVSVVGESAGGISVIHLLTWPAARGLFHRAAVMSGGGRSYIVQHRRLQEPTGTLPSAEDSGVAFGQSVGITDTGKAGLKALRALPATKINGEMSMAALLTKPAGYVGGPVDEGDVVTAQPQQNILRGNVVRVPLIVGTVGDDLPGDYPPDRTRPLDFFGADGEAARRLYDPQGKLSADRLASLVAVDMTMHEPARFVARQLTAGGAPVWLYRFDYVADALRPKVASAAHAGELSFLFDQMRARYGKSVTARDQAVAKTFHRYFVNFVKSGDPNGPGLPEWPKFDASRFDLMLFQNDGKAKMQPDPWRERLALVERQQDARAGASLEAAPPDRSLAGTAWQLVKFQSGDGTTLIPEDKAKYTLAFSGDGRVAVRLDCNRGVGTWRSSGPNLLQFGPLALTRALCPPPSMGERIARDWLYIRTYLLKDGRLFASLMADGGIYEFEPLAAASSKSSRS, from the coding sequence GTGCTCATCCACCGCGCTCTGACCGCAGCCATTGCTGCAGTAGCTATGGCGTTGTTCTTCTGCAGCAGCGGCAGCGATGCTCGGATGAACGACAGGACAGTCAAGATTGACTCTGGCTTTATTCAGGGGAAGCTATCGGGCGAGGTTCTCTCCTTCAAAGGGATTCCGTATGCTGCGCCGCCCATTGGCGATCTGCGCTGGCGACCGCCGCAGCCTGTTAAATCCTGGAAAGGGGTGCGCAGAGCCACTACCTACGGCAACGACTGCGTCCAGTTCCCACTTCCGGGCGATGCTGGCGCGAGCGGCTCGACGCGCGGCGAGGACTGCCTGGTGCTCAACGTCTGGCGCCCGGCCACAATCAAACCGGGCAAGAAGCCGCCGGTGATGGTCTGGATCCACGGCGGCGGCTTTTTAAACGGCGCGGCGTCGGTGCCTTTTTTTGACGGCAGCCGGTTTGCGCGCGAGGGCATAGTGCTGGTAGGCATCAACTACCGGCTTGGGCGGCTGGGGTTTTTCGCCCATCCGGCCTTGAGCGCCGAAAACGCCCGGCCGCTTGCCAACTACGCCCTGCTCGACCAGCTTGCCGCCCTGCGCTGGGTGCAGCGCAATATCGGCGCCTTCGGCGGCGATCCAAACCAGGTGAGCGTTGTCGGCGAATCGGCCGGCGGTATCTCGGTGATCCACCTGCTCACCTGGCCCGCGGCGCGCGGCCTGTTCCACCGCGCGGCGGTGATGTCGGGCGGCGGCCGCAGCTACATCGTCCAGCACCGCCGGCTCCAGGAGCCGACGGGAACGCTACCCTCCGCAGAAGATAGCGGCGTGGCCTTCGGGCAAAGCGTCGGCATCACCGACACCGGCAAGGCGGGGCTCAAGGCGCTGCGCGCCCTACCGGCCACCAAGATCAACGGCGAAATGAGCATGGCCGCCCTGCTTACCAAGCCAGCGGGCTATGTTGGCGGCCCCGTGGACGAAGGCGACGTCGTGACTGCGCAGCCTCAGCAAAACATCCTGCGCGGCAACGTCGTGCGGGTACCGCTGATAGTCGGCACCGTGGGCGACGACCTTCCCGGGGACTATCCGCCGGACAGGACACGACCGCTGGATTTTTTCGGGGCCGACGGCGAAGCGGCGCGCCGGCTCTACGACCCGCAAGGCAAGCTGTCGGCGGATAGACTCGCGTCTTTGGTTGCGGTCGATATGACCATGCACGAGCCTGCGCGCTTCGTGGCCCGGCAGCTGACGGCCGGGGGAGCGCCGGTATGGCTGTATCGCTTCGATTACGTCGCCGACGCGCTGCGGCCGAAGGTGGCCAGTGCCGCGCACGCCGGGGAGCTGAGCTTTCTGTTCGATCAGATGCGGGCGCGCTACGGCAAGAGCGTGACCGCCAGAGACCAGGCCGTGGCGAAGACCTTCCACCGCTATTTCGTCAATTTCGTCAAAAGCGGCGATCCGAACGGTCCTGGCCTGCCGGAGTGGCCGAAGTTCGATGCTTCCAGATTCGATTTGATGCTCTTTCAAAACGACGGCAAAGCAAAGATGCAACCCGACCCGTGGCGGGAGCGCCTCGCCCTGGTTGAGCGGCAGCAGGATGCCCGGGCAGGCGCGTCCCTGGAGGCAGCACCCCCAGATCGCTCCCTCGCGGGCACTGCCTGGCAACTGGTCAAGTTTCAAAGCGGCGACGGCACCACCTTGATCCCGGAGGACAAAGCCAAATACACCCTCGCCTTCAGCGGCGACGGCCGGGTGGCGGTGCGCCTCGACTGCAACCGCGGCGTCGGAACCTGGCGGTCCTCGGGTCCGAACCTTCTCCAGTTCGGTCCACTCGCCCTGACGCGGGCGCTCTGCCCGCCACCTTCGATGGGCGAGCGGATCGCCAGAGACTGGCTGTATATCCGCACGTACCTCCTCAAGGATGGACGGCTGTTCGCATCGCTGATGGCGGACGGGGGCATCTACGAGTTCGAGCCTTTGGCTGCAGCAAGTTCAAAGTCTTCGAGATCGTAA
- a CDS encoding acyl-CoA thioesterase, translating into MSDASAYAESKIVLPIRPNDYDYAAYLNNAVYVEFLEVGRMDWAERNQLDLFQSTFAPAVVRLELDYLRAFIRGRDPATVTVRTRLAELKLARLIFDQTLTNAKGELCARAVVHVVMLNLEINKAVAASEALQRIRLQA; encoded by the coding sequence GTGTCCGACGCCAGTGCCTACGCCGAGAGCAAAATTGTTCTACCGATTCGGCCCAATGATTACGACTACGCGGCTTACCTCAACAACGCCGTTTATGTTGAATTTTTAGAGGTGGGGCGGATGGACTGGGCAGAGCGCAACCAGCTTGATTTGTTTCAGTCCACTTTTGCCCCAGCGGTGGTGCGCCTCGAACTCGACTATCTGCGGGCCTTTATCCGGGGTCGCGACCCGGCTACGGTCACCGTGCGGACCCGGTTGGCGGAATTGAAACTGGCGCGGCTCATCTTCGATCAGACCCTCACAAACGCCAAAGGTGAACTGTGCGCCCGAGCCGTCGTCCACGTCGTCATGCTCAACCTCGAAATCAACAAGGCGGTTGCCGCCTCCGAGGCGTTGCAGCGCATCAGGTTGCAGGCGTAG
- a CDS encoding SDR family oxidoreductase — MFLVTGATGDLGRRIVRSLRGRGQPVRAFVRLEARYADLEQMGAEIFIGDLRRRDLIERAVRGARYVISAHGTRPGQSVAEVEYQANIDLIEAAQVQGVERFVYISVLGADRHYDDAPVFKAKREVEKYLTRTQIPYTVLRPAGFASNLLTLARNFERTGFYFLIGRRENRTSLVSTDDLSEIAIQAASLPEARNRTFAIGGPESLRRDEIPKIFEKLFNRAGQILQLPIEAFDAARTLIGLVNPVISRDLGTLRVLLANEYTCDPHEVQQVFQIELESLHHFLRRNLLYSA, encoded by the coding sequence ATGTTCTTGGTCACAGGAGCCACGGGCGATCTCGGTCGGCGAATTGTCCGGTCTTTGCGCGGGCGCGGCCAACCGGTCAGGGCCTTCGTGCGCCTGGAAGCCCGCTACGCCGACCTCGAACAGATGGGTGCCGAAATTTTCATCGGCGATCTGCGCCGCCGCGATCTGATCGAGCGGGCCGTCCGCGGCGCGCGCTACGTCATCAGCGCCCACGGCACCCGCCCCGGCCAGAGCGTCGCCGAGGTCGAATACCAGGCCAACATCGACCTCATCGAAGCAGCCCAGGTACAAGGAGTCGAACGCTTCGTCTACATTTCGGTCCTCGGGGCCGATCGCCACTACGACGACGCCCCTGTCTTTAAGGCCAAGCGCGAAGTCGAGAAATACTTGACCCGCACCCAGATCCCGTACACCGTTTTGCGACCGGCGGGTTTTGCCTCCAACTTGCTCACACTGGCGCGCAATTTTGAGCGAACCGGATTCTATTTTTTGATTGGTCGGCGCGAAAACCGCACATCGCTGGTCAGTACCGACGATCTAAGCGAGATCGCCATCCAGGCAGCAAGCCTGCCGGAAGCCCGCAATCGCACTTTCGCCATCGGCGGCCCCGAATCGCTGCGCCGCGACGAGATCCCCAAAATCTTCGAAAAGCTCTTCAACCGCGCCGGTCAGATTCTGCAACTTCCTATCGAAGCCTTCGATGCAGCCCGCACGTTGATCGGCCTGGTCAATCCGGTCATCAGCCGAGATCTCGGCACATTGCGGGTGTTACTGGCCAACGAGTACACCTGCGATCCCCACGAAGTCCAGCAGGTTTTCCAGATCGAACTTGAGTCTTTACACCACTTTTTGCGCCGCAACCTGCTGTACTCCGCCTAA